A genomic stretch from Juglans microcarpa x Juglans regia isolate MS1-56 chromosome 3S, Jm3101_v1.0, whole genome shotgun sequence includes:
- the LOC121257283 gene encoding alpha/beta hydrolase domain-containing protein 17C-like yields the protein MGSATSSMAAKLAFFPPDPPSYGIYVEASSGRMRMSNIVHQREDVDVLKLSTKRGNEIVAMYVKNTSASLTLLYSHGNAADLGQMYHIFTELSLHLGVNLMGYDYSGYGQSSGKASEQDTYADIEAAYQCLEETYGLKEEDIILYGQSVGSGPTLELATRLPMLRAVVLHSPILSGLRVMYPVKRTFWFDIYKNIDKIPQVNCPILVIHGTEDEVVDVSHGKQLWELCKEKYEPLWLIGGNHCNLELFPEYLRHLRKFITALEKLPPLQIIKSEESREQSENSLIATDQKSRASTEQREKSRPSTGHREKSRLSTDNREKSRTSIDKREKSRRSMDRSGKPRNSTDQSERARNSFDRLGDMVRSVGFCNVDCLKQTVLEA from the exons ATGGGGTCTGCGACATCTTCTATGGCTGCCAAATTGGCATTCTTCCCACCGGACCCGCCTTCTTATGGCATATATGTCGAAGCGTCCAGTGGTAGAATGAGAATGTCGAATATTGTTCATCAGAGAGAGGACGTGGACGTGTTAAAGCTGAGCACCAAGAGAGGGAATGAGATCGTTGCTATGTACGTAAAGAACACCTCTGCATCTTTGACTTTGCTCTACTCTCATGGCAATGCTGCTGATCTTGGCCAGATGTATCACATTTTCACCGAGCTTAGCCTTCACCTTGGTGTTAATCTTATGGG GTATGACTATTCTGGATATGGACAGTCGTCTGGAAAG GCGAGTGAGCAGGACACATACGCGGATATAGAGGCTGCTTATCAATGCCTGGAAGAGACATATGGATTGAAGGAGGAAGACATTATATTGTACGGCCAGTCAGTTGGAAGCGGACCAACTCTGGAGCTGGCTACGCGTTTGCCCATGTTGAGAGCTGTGGTTCTTCACAGTCCCATCCTGTCTGGCCTGCGTGTCATGTACCCGGTTAAGCGAACATTCTGGTTTGATATATATAAG AACATTGATAAGATTCCACAAGTCAATTGCCCCATTCTTGTAATTCAT GGAACCGAAGATGAAGTTGTGGATGTCTCCCATGGCAAGCAGCTCTGGGAGCTTTGCAAGGAGAAGTACGAACCTTTGTGGCTTATTGGAGGAAACCACTGCAATTTGGAACTCTTTCCAGAGTACTTAAGGCATCTTAGGAAGTTCATAACAGCCCTAGAGAAACTACCACCTCTCCAAATTATTAAGTCTGAAGAAAGTAGAGAACAATCAGAGAACTCACTGATTGCCACAGACCAAAAGTCCAGAGCAAGCACAGAGCAACGAGAGAAGTCTAGGCCAAGTACTGGACACAGAGAGAAATCTAGACTGAGCACAGACAATAGGGAAAAATCAAGGACCAGCATCGACAAGAGGGAGAAGTCGAGAAGGAGCATGGATCGGTCTGGAAAGCCAAGGAACAGCACAGATCAGTCAGAGAGAGCAAGAAATAGCTTCGACCG CTTGGGAGACATGGTGAGATCAGTTGGATTCTGTAATGTTGATTGTTTGAAGCAGACGGTTTTGGAGGCCTGA